A window of Rhododendron vialii isolate Sample 1 chromosome 11a, ASM3025357v1 contains these coding sequences:
- the LOC131308438 gene encoding la-related protein 6C isoform X2 encodes MLKQQCYSIARRSDKIWTYSFWNTVEYQLSDISLLANESLSKQMNKDPEGYVPISVIASTKKIRSLISNHDLLAQALRSSSTLVVTDDSKKVKRKHLFTEKDREELQARTVVVENLPEDHSHHNLEKIFGVVGRVKTVRICHPQESNSSRSKVDVLISNKLHALVEYETLEIAEKAVEKLNDERNWRKGLRVRLLLRCSPKSVLKSRKSDFDGIFDDDECPESPEDAYQPHSSELFGENTGEETSPGMKKGFGRGRGKSSRPQRLQSHSHNGRGLLASPLPSSCSIQYEVSPKQATKGPRMPDGTRGFTMGRGKLLRTPVLGVSISE; translated from the exons ATGTTGAAGCAACAGTGTTATTCTATTGCAAGAAGATCAGACAAGATCTGGACCTATTCCTTTTGGAACACT GTTGAATACCAGTTAAGTGACATAAGCTTGCTTGCAAATGAGTCTTTGTCGAAACAAATGAATAAAGACCCTGAAGGTTATG TTCCGATTTCTGTTATTGCATCTACGAAGAAAATCAGGTCCCTTATCAGTAACCACGATTTGCTTGCCCAAGCTCTTCGGTCCTCTTCTACACTT GTTGTAACTGATGACAGCAAGAAGGTCAAGCGCAAGCACCTTTTCACTGAGAAGGATAGGGAGGAACTGCAG GCACGCACAGTTGTCGTGGAGAATTTACCTGAAGATCACTCGCATCATAACCTCGAGAAAAtatttggtgtggttggaaG GGTGAAAACAGTCCGAATATGCCATCCCCAGGAATCTAATTCTTCACGTTCCAAAGTCGATGTTCTAATCAGTAACAAG ctCCATGCACTAGTGGAATATGAAACTCTTGAGATAGCTGAGAAAGCA GTTGAGAAGCTAAATGATGAAAGAAACTGGAGGAAAGGCCTCCGCGTAAGGCTGCTGCTTAGATGCTCG CCGAAGTCTGTTTTGAAGAGCAGGAAATCAGATTTTGATGGGATTTTTGACGACGATGAGTGCCCTGAATCACCTGAAGACGCTTATCAGCCTCATAGCTCAGAATTGTTTGGGGAGAATACT GGTGAAGAAACTTCACCTGGAATGAAGAAAGGGTTTGGACGAGGCCGTGGGAAGTCTTCAAGACCACAACGCCTCCAGAGCCACAGTCACAACGGGCGTGGCCTGCTTGCCTCACCTCTGCCATCAAGCTGCTCCATCCAGTACGAAGTATCTCCTAAGCAGGCTACAAAAGGGCCTAGGATGCCAGACGGAACGAGGGGCTTCACCATGGGACGAGGAAAGCTGCTCAGAACTCCTGTTTTGGGCGTTTCTATTTCGGAGTAG
- the LOC131308438 gene encoding la-related protein 6C isoform X1, giving the protein MAQAHREEKPQEMHMKDTTFTTSSSGSFKFNAQAPEFVPQTHPHVPVSGYFYPYYNLLDGSTGGPDWFYVGDQDPISFLSSSTATPSYSSKNVLTDDLRRKIIKQVEYQLSDISLLANESLSKQMNKDPEGYVPISVIASTKKIRSLISNHDLLAQALRSSSTLVVTDDSKKVKRKHLFTEKDREELQARTVVVENLPEDHSHHNLEKIFGVVGRVKTVRICHPQESNSSRSKVDVLISNKLHALVEYETLEIAEKAVEKLNDERNWRKGLRVRLLLRCSPKSVLKSRKSDFDGIFDDDECPESPEDAYQPHSSELFGENTGEETSPGMKKGFGRGRGKSSRPQRLQSHSHNGRGLLASPLPSSCSIQYEVSPKQATKGPRMPDGTRGFTMGRGKLLRTPVLGVSISE; this is encoded by the exons ATGGCACAAGCGCATCGTGAGGAAAAGCCTCAAGAAATGCACATGAAAGACACCACCTTTACCACTTCTAGTTCTGGTTCCTTCAAATTCAACGCCCAAGCACCTGAATTCGTCCCACAAACACACCCCCATGTGCCCGTATCGGGCTATTTCTATCCTTACTATAACCTCCTCGATGGGAGTACCGGTGGGCCTGATTGGTTTTATGTTGGGGATCAAGATCCGATTAGTTTCCTTTCTAGCTCCACTGCCACGCCCTCCTACAGTTCGAAAAATGTCCTTACTGACGATCTTCGCCGAAAGATCATTAAGCAG GTTGAATACCAGTTAAGTGACATAAGCTTGCTTGCAAATGAGTCTTTGTCGAAACAAATGAATAAAGACCCTGAAGGTTATG TTCCGATTTCTGTTATTGCATCTACGAAGAAAATCAGGTCCCTTATCAGTAACCACGATTTGCTTGCCCAAGCTCTTCGGTCCTCTTCTACACTT GTTGTAACTGATGACAGCAAGAAGGTCAAGCGCAAGCACCTTTTCACTGAGAAGGATAGGGAGGAACTGCAG GCACGCACAGTTGTCGTGGAGAATTTACCTGAAGATCACTCGCATCATAACCTCGAGAAAAtatttggtgtggttggaaG GGTGAAAACAGTCCGAATATGCCATCCCCAGGAATCTAATTCTTCACGTTCCAAAGTCGATGTTCTAATCAGTAACAAG ctCCATGCACTAGTGGAATATGAAACTCTTGAGATAGCTGAGAAAGCA GTTGAGAAGCTAAATGATGAAAGAAACTGGAGGAAAGGCCTCCGCGTAAGGCTGCTGCTTAGATGCTCG CCGAAGTCTGTTTTGAAGAGCAGGAAATCAGATTTTGATGGGATTTTTGACGACGATGAGTGCCCTGAATCACCTGAAGACGCTTATCAGCCTCATAGCTCAGAATTGTTTGGGGAGAATACT GGTGAAGAAACTTCACCTGGAATGAAGAAAGGGTTTGGACGAGGCCGTGGGAAGTCTTCAAGACCACAACGCCTCCAGAGCCACAGTCACAACGGGCGTGGCCTGCTTGCCTCACCTCTGCCATCAAGCTGCTCCATCCAGTACGAAGTATCTCCTAAGCAGGCTACAAAAGGGCCTAGGATGCCAGACGGAACGAGGGGCTTCACCATGGGACGAGGAAAGCTGCTCAGAACTCCTGTTTTGGGCGTTTCTATTTCGGAGTAG
- the LOC131307805 gene encoding transcription factor HHO6: MGSIPPELSLDVRPTFVPKRISEFLGELAAMGSVSEKKLRIDDFVKRLEEEMKKIDAFKRELPLCMLLLNDAIETLKEQSTQCRTRDVEPILEEFIPLMKNCDQDEMSEVKTEKDKEKMNWMSSVQLWNTNDCKNVDSKYDHKQNSVPKFMKGPVEECPLVIDNAFKYNKNRNGSKPFLPFKDCSIFPAMSKRKEDKVDLPVAGLSLLTPGTKNPREEIVSHGLSSKIIGSSTTPIIPSNLRARPQTAQQQAGRKHRRCWSPELHRRFVSALQQLGGSQVATPKQIRELMQVDGLTNDEVKSHLQKYRLHTRKHPTAGTHSMVVLGSLWMPQDESSKPSSSQSDSPQGPLQLAATRAGTSTTGGESMEEEEEDDDEKSESYSWKCHIKHKSGKEVCV; encoded by the exons CACCTGAACTGAGCTTAGATGTTAGACCAACTTTCGTGCCCAAAAGAATCAGCGAGTTCTTGGGAGAATTGGCAGCGATGGGCAGCGTGTCTGAGAAGAAGCTGAGGATTGATGATTTTGTAAAGAGATTAGAGGAGGAAATGAAGAAGATCGATGCCTTTAAGCGCGAGCTTCCTCTCTGCATGCTTCTTCTCAACgatg CAATTGAAACTTTGAAGGAGCAATCAACACAGTGTAGGACTAGAGATGTTGAACCAATACTGGAAGAATTCATACCATTGATGAAAAATTGTGATCAAGATGAAATGAGTGAGGTTAAGACAGAAAAGGACAAAGAGAAGATGAATTGGATGAGTTCTGTGCAGCTCTGGAACACCAATGATTGCAAAAATGTCGATTCTAAATATGACCACAAACAAAATTCAGTACCGAAGTTTATGAAG GGACCTGTGGAAGAGTGCCCCCTTGTGATTGATAATGCATTCAAATACAATAAGAACAGAAACGGGTCGAAACCATTTTTGCCATTTAAGGACTGCTCTATTTTTCCGGCTATGTCGAAAAGAAAGGAAGACAAGGTGGATTTACCAGTGGCTGGACTTTCCCTTCTCACGCCTGGAACTAAAAATCCAAGGGAAGAAATTGTTTCCCATGGTTTGAGTTCTAAGATCATTGGCTCGTCCACTACCCCCATCATTCCTTCAAATTTACGGGCTAGACCACAGACAGCTCAGCAGCAGGCTGGCCGGAAACATAGAAGATGCTGGTCACCGGAATTGCATCGGCGGTTTGTCAGTGCCTTGCAGCAACTTGGTGGTTCACAAG tgGCTACTCCTAAGCAGATTAGAGAACTCATGCAAGTTGATGGACTCACTAATGATGAAGTGAAGAGTCATTTGCAA AAATATCGACTTCATACTCGAAAGCATCCAACTGCCGGAACCCATTCCATGGTCGTTTTGGGGAGTTTGTGGATGCCCCAAGATGAATCATCAAAGCCAAGCAGTTCACAATCTGATTCTCCTCAGGGTCCTCTTCAGTTAGCTGCAACTCGTGCAGGTACTTCCACAACAGGCGGGGAAAgcatggaggaagaagaagaagatgatgatgagaaATCCGAGAGCTATAGCTGGAAATGTCACATTAAACACAAATCTGGAAAAGAAGTCTGTGTATAG